In Rothia mucilaginosa, one genomic interval encodes:
- a CDS encoding FtsW/RodA/SpoVE family cell cycle protein gives MAKLSFRRESDAPRARRFTELFLLVLAVGISSFGMYLIDPEHAFDTSKSQWLPCTVVLGAGALLIHLVMQFRARYADPFILPLVVALNGIGLTMIYRLDPQIAAPVGDGQLMWTGVSMVLCAIIVFVLRDYRLLRKVTYTSLVLSMILLIMPLVPGLGMELNGARIWIHIGNRTFQPGEVAKITLAIFFAGYLATHRDLILVAGRRIGPINLPRLRDLAPVFLAWIVSLGVLVFQKDLGSAIMFFGLFMAMLYLSTGRISWLVVAGVGMAVGGYFAYHYVSHVHARIYAWVHAFDPEVYQASPGGSGQILQGVFGLAYGGLFGRGWGQGRANLVPYANSDMIISSLGEELGLVGLGAILMMFMLLVSRGYRAALGTRDGFGKLLAAGLSTVMVLQLFVVIGGVTRLIPLTGLTTPFMSAGGSSLVANWIIVALWLSISHSARAPHLVAGYDAPQGIDHADTSYEPEGATSVLARITAKDSGGEKNG, from the coding sequence ATGGCTAAGCTCTCGTTCCGTCGTGAGTCGGATGCGCCTCGTGCACGCCGTTTCACGGAGCTTTTCCTGCTGGTTTTGGCGGTGGGTATCAGCTCCTTCGGCATGTACCTGATTGATCCGGAGCACGCTTTTGATACGTCGAAGAGCCAGTGGCTGCCGTGCACGGTGGTGCTGGGTGCCGGTGCTCTTCTGATTCATTTGGTCATGCAGTTCCGCGCCCGTTACGCTGATCCGTTTATTTTGCCGCTGGTGGTGGCTCTGAACGGTATTGGTTTGACCATGATTTATCGTCTGGATCCGCAGATTGCGGCTCCGGTGGGTGATGGTCAGCTGATGTGGACCGGCGTGTCTATGGTGCTGTGCGCGATTATTGTGTTCGTGCTCAGGGATTACCGTCTGCTGCGTAAGGTCACGTACACCTCCCTGGTGCTGTCGATGATTCTGCTCATCATGCCGCTGGTTCCGGGTCTGGGTATGGAGCTCAATGGTGCTCGTATTTGGATTCATATCGGTAACCGCACGTTCCAGCCGGGTGAGGTCGCGAAGATTACTCTGGCGATTTTCTTCGCCGGCTATTTGGCGACGCACCGTGACTTGATTCTGGTAGCTGGCCGCCGCATCGGTCCTATCAATCTGCCGCGTCTGCGCGATTTGGCGCCGGTGTTCTTGGCGTGGATTGTGAGCCTGGGTGTTCTGGTGTTCCAGAAGGACCTTGGTTCGGCGATCATGTTCTTTGGCCTGTTCATGGCGATGCTGTACCTGTCGACCGGTCGTATTTCGTGGCTGGTGGTTGCGGGTGTCGGTATGGCTGTGGGTGGCTATTTCGCGTACCACTATGTCTCGCACGTGCATGCCCGTATTTATGCGTGGGTGCATGCTTTTGATCCGGAGGTTTACCAGGCGTCTCCTGGTGGTTCGGGTCAGATTCTGCAGGGCGTTTTCGGTCTGGCTTACGGCGGTCTTTTTGGCCGCGGTTGGGGTCAGGGCCGCGCGAACCTCGTCCCGTACGCTAATTCGGATATGATCATTTCCTCGTTGGGTGAGGAACTGGGCCTGGTGGGCCTGGGCGCGATCCTGATGATGTTCATGCTCCTGGTTTCGCGCGGTTACCGTGCGGCGTTGGGTACTCGTGATGGTTTCGGCAAGCTGCTGGCTGCCGGCCTGTCTACGGTCATGGTTCTGCAGCTGTTCGTGGTGATTGGCGGCGTGACTCGCCTGATTCCGCTGACTGGTCTGACGACTCCTTTCATGTCTGCCGGTGGCTCCTCGTTGGTGGCTAACTGGATTATTGTGGCGCTGTGGTTGTCTATTTCTCATAGTGCCCGCGCACCTCACCTGGTGGCTGGTTATGATGCTCCGCAGGGTATTGACCATGCGGACACTAGCTACGAGCCGGAGGGTGCTACTAGCGTTCTGGCGCGCATTACGGCTAAGGATTCTGGAGGTGAGAAGAATGGATAG
- a CDS encoding peptidoglycan D,D-transpeptidase FtsI family protein: MDRAIRRMWMSAACVFVLLMGTLSYIQFFDSKTLMNNQWNSRALYDNYGSARGSIVVDGTEIASSVKSDDEYNYQRVYNHPLKYAALTGYFSTIYGATGLEAAMDKELAGTSDSQFYDRVAQLFSGSSAQGASVELTINSKLQDIAYNALQGRKGAVVALNPKTGEILAMASSPSYDPNLLSSHTSSSVLANYQALTSDEDSPLFNRAIAGNTYSPGSTFKIIDAVAALESGKYNASSVIPNPAQLPLPGTNISLPNYTGGQCGTRTQATIEWALAQSCNTPFAQIAMDLGQERIAKTAENFGYGQDLKIPLTVSKSSFPSNLTQSQLAQSAIGQYDVKTTPLQVAMTSAAIANGGVQMKPNLIRSVKTSNLSTLQEFSPEKLRTSTSPEIANQVKQWMVNAVDNGIARNAGVPGVKVAGKTGTAETTAGLNNSWFTGFAPADDPQIAIAVVYEDIDVATGAQLATSTSKQLFEAVLNK, from the coding sequence ATGGATAGGGCTATTCGCCGCATGTGGATGTCTGCCGCGTGCGTGTTTGTCCTGCTGATGGGTACCCTCAGCTATATTCAGTTCTTCGATTCGAAGACGCTGATGAATAATCAGTGGAATTCTCGAGCGCTCTACGACAACTACGGTTCGGCACGTGGTTCGATTGTGGTTGACGGTACGGAGATTGCTTCGTCGGTGAAGTCCGATGATGAGTACAACTACCAGCGTGTGTATAACCACCCGCTCAAGTATGCGGCTCTGACGGGTTATTTCTCCACGATTTATGGCGCGACCGGTTTGGAAGCTGCTATGGATAAGGAACTTGCAGGCACGAGCGATAGCCAGTTCTACGACCGTGTGGCGCAGCTGTTCAGTGGTTCTTCCGCGCAGGGCGCTAGCGTGGAGCTTACGATCAATTCGAAGCTTCAGGATATTGCCTATAACGCGCTGCAGGGCCGTAAGGGTGCTGTGGTGGCGTTGAACCCGAAGACCGGTGAGATTCTGGCGATGGCTTCTTCGCCGTCCTATGATCCGAATCTTCTGTCGTCTCATACGAGCTCTTCGGTTTTGGCGAATTACCAGGCGCTGACTTCTGATGAGGACAGCCCCCTGTTTAACCGTGCGATTGCGGGTAACACCTATTCACCGGGTTCGACCTTCAAGATTATTGATGCGGTGGCGGCGCTGGAGTCCGGCAAGTACAACGCATCTTCGGTCATTCCGAACCCCGCGCAGTTGCCGCTGCCGGGTACGAACATTAGCCTGCCGAACTATACGGGCGGTCAGTGTGGCACCCGTACTCAGGCGACGATTGAGTGGGCTTTGGCTCAGTCCTGTAATACGCCGTTTGCGCAGATTGCGATGGATTTGGGTCAGGAGCGTATCGCGAAGACCGCTGAGAATTTTGGTTACGGCCAGGATTTGAAGATTCCTTTGACGGTTTCTAAGTCGTCTTTCCCGTCGAATCTGACCCAGAGCCAGCTTGCTCAGTCGGCAATTGGCCAGTACGACGTGAAGACCACTCCGCTGCAGGTGGCGATGACTTCTGCGGCGATTGCAAATGGCGGCGTGCAGATGAAGCCGAACCTGATTCGTTCGGTGAAGACCAGCAACCTGAGCACTTTGCAGGAGTTCTCTCCTGAGAAGCTGCGTACGTCCACTAGCCCTGAAATTGCTAACCAGGTAAAGCAGTGGATGGTGAACGCGGTTGATAATGGTATTGCACGTAATGCTGGTGTCCCCGGTGTGAAGGTGGCGGGTAAGACCGGTACCGCGGAGACCACGGCAGGTTTGAATAATTCTTGGTTTACCGGTTTCGCTCCGGCTGATGATCCTCAGATTGCGATTGCTGTGGTTTATGAGGATATTGACGTGGCGACCGGTGCCCAGTTGGCAACCAGTACTAGTAAGCAACTCTTTGAGGCGGTGTTGAACAAGTGA
- a CDS encoding protein kinase domain-containing protein — protein MRPAADITLGGRYTLTERIAIGGMGEVWKARDKVLGRIVAVKILKEEYTGDPGFLERFRAEARNTALLNHPGVANVFDYGEEDNSAYLVMELVPGNPLSSIIEHETTLPPDRVLNFIAQTARALAAAHSQGLVHRDVKPGNLIITPDDRVKVTDFGIARLANQVPLTATGQVMGTAQYLAPEQATGQAATASSDMYSLGIIGYECLVGRRPFTGESQIAIALAQVNDPPPPLPETIPAAARALIMCLLAKDPAQRPKDATALASAVDAIRRRDLKAAVKAVPSLAQFLAEENADDATVAMTAMDVAAEPISASATPRFGSGGRFSPEPTTAPIPRTSEQTMRPVSGRVKSTPAPAAKRGPNVWMWVALLLAIVLIAGGIWTVLSSNNGGGSTDSVPSASSSAVPTNTGTVSTVEPTESASARAAKQKVTVNAINYEGRELQDAVNELKNLGLSPKTEGVESNQPENTVISVSPTGTLEQGNSVTVRYSTGPKSVTLPSNLEGKNVDEASKAVAALGVNVSLHYENSDTAAPGTVLRTTPSSGTKVTVGSNVDMYVASSSSGRGSSASTSASRSASASASASAR, from the coding sequence GTGAGGCCTGCGGCTGATATCACTTTGGGCGGGCGCTACACCCTAACTGAACGTATCGCGATTGGCGGTATGGGCGAGGTGTGGAAAGCTCGCGACAAGGTGCTTGGGCGCATCGTTGCGGTCAAGATCCTCAAGGAGGAGTACACCGGTGACCCGGGCTTCTTGGAGCGTTTCCGCGCTGAAGCCCGTAATACGGCGCTGTTGAACCACCCCGGCGTAGCGAATGTTTTCGACTACGGCGAGGAGGACAACTCCGCGTACCTGGTCATGGAGCTGGTGCCGGGCAATCCGCTCTCTAGCATCATTGAGCACGAGACTACCCTGCCTCCGGACCGTGTTCTGAACTTCATTGCTCAGACTGCTCGCGCGTTGGCTGCGGCTCATTCGCAGGGTCTGGTGCATCGTGACGTGAAGCCGGGTAACCTTATCATCACCCCGGATGATCGCGTGAAGGTGACTGATTTCGGTATTGCTCGTTTGGCTAATCAGGTGCCGTTGACGGCTACCGGCCAGGTGATGGGTACCGCCCAGTATTTGGCGCCGGAGCAGGCAACCGGTCAGGCGGCTACCGCGTCTTCGGATATGTACTCGTTGGGCATCATTGGTTATGAGTGCCTGGTGGGTCGTCGTCCGTTTACGGGTGAGTCGCAGATTGCGATTGCTTTGGCTCAGGTGAATGATCCGCCGCCGCCTCTTCCGGAGACCATTCCGGCTGCTGCTCGCGCGCTGATTATGTGCTTGTTGGCTAAGGACCCGGCTCAGCGTCCTAAGGATGCGACCGCTCTGGCGTCTGCGGTAGATGCGATTCGTCGCCGCGACCTGAAGGCTGCGGTGAAGGCTGTTCCTTCTTTGGCTCAATTCTTGGCTGAGGAGAACGCTGACGACGCGACTGTTGCGATGACCGCGATGGATGTTGCGGCGGAGCCGATTAGTGCTTCTGCTACTCCGCGTTTTGGTTCTGGTGGTCGTTTCTCGCCGGAGCCGACGACGGCACCGATTCCTCGCACTAGTGAGCAGACGATGCGTCCTGTGTCGGGCCGTGTGAAGTCTACTCCTGCTCCTGCGGCGAAGCGCGGCCCGAACGTGTGGATGTGGGTTGCGTTGCTGTTGGCGATTGTGCTGATTGCTGGCGGTATTTGGACGGTCCTCTCCTCTAATAATGGTGGCGGTTCGACTGATTCGGTTCCGAGCGCTTCTTCGTCTGCTGTTCCGACGAACACGGGTACCGTTTCTACGGTGGAGCCGACTGAGTCTGCTTCTGCCCGTGCCGCAAAGCAGAAGGTGACCGTCAACGCGATTAACTATGAGGGTCGTGAGCTGCAGGATGCGGTGAACGAGCTGAAGAACCTTGGCTTGTCCCCCAAGACTGAGGGCGTTGAGTCGAATCAGCCGGAGAACACGGTGATTTCGGTTTCTCCGACGGGTACTTTGGAGCAGGGTAATAGCGTGACTGTTCGCTATTCGACCGGTCCGAAGTCGGTGACTTTGCCGTCGAACCTTGAGGGTAAGAACGTTGATGAGGCGTCGAAGGCTGTTGCCGCTCTGGGTGTGAATGTTTCTCTGCATTATGAGAATTCAGACACTGCGGCCCCCGGTACGGTGCTTCGCACTACCCCCTCATCTGGCACCAAGGTCACGGTTGGTAGTAATGTAG